The Bradysia coprophila strain Holo2 chromosome IV unlocalized genomic scaffold, BU_Bcop_v1 contig_84, whole genome shotgun sequence genome window below encodes:
- the LOC119072933 gene encoding beta-1,4-galactosyltransferase 2 isoform X1 has protein sequence MKVLFKFLPQFCDFVQKYCIQIGCTLLVLYCLWPTRFASHYEYLTSDQIFDNLVQRTTRNVTLSQQMECDYSDIIMDNTYMYKTSYQSEIFDSSEIQLGGVYQPERCKPLFSTAIIVPYRQREKQLQAFLIYMHNYLRKQNINYRIFVVEQFDAKPFNRAKLFNIGSVYATRYDYPCFIFHDVDLMPMRLGHIYACSQKPRHMCSALDKFRFHLPYTGLFGGAVAVQNTDFVKINGMSNMFQGWGGEDDDLYGRLKAKEIDICRFAPEYSEYTMLQHAPETPNKDRLAFLRDGHLRFHSDGLNSLTFKEKDFKLHKLFTHVLVET, from the exons atgaaagtattATTCAAGTTCCTGCCACAGTTCTGTGATTTCGTTCAAAAATACTGCATACAAATCGGTTGTACATTGCTCGTACTGTACTGCTTGTGGCCGACGAGATTTGCTAGTCACTATGAGTATTTAACATCCGatcaaatatttgataatttaGTCCAACGAACAACTAGAAATGTTACTCTGTCACAACAAATGGAATGCGACTACAGTGATATTATCATGGATAACACGTACATGTATAAGACATCGTATCAAAGCGAAATATTCGATAGTTCGGAAATTCAATTGGGAGGCGTTTATCAGCCAG AGCGATGTAAGCCATTATTTAGTACTGCGATAATTGTGCCTTACCGTCAGCGTGAAAAGCAGTTGCAAGCATTTTTGATCTACATGCACAACTACCTGAGAAAACAGAACATCAACTACCGCATATTCGTGGTCGAACAGTTCGATGCGAAGCCGTTCAACCGCGCCAAACTATTCAACATTGGATCGGTGTATGCCACCCGGTACGACTATCCCTGTTTCATATTCCATGATGTTGATTTGATGCCGATGAGATTGGGACACATCTATGCCTGCTCGCAGAAG CCGAGGCACATGTGCTCAGCATTGGACAAATTTCGATTCCATTTACCGTACACAGGACTGTTCGGTGGTGCCGTTGCCGTTCAGAACACCGATTTCGTTAAAATCAACGGCATGTCGAATATGTTTCAAGGATGGGGCGGCGAGGATGACGACTTATACGGAAGACTGAAGGCGAAAGAGATTGATATTTGCCGGTTTGCACCCGAGTACAGTGAGTATACGATGTTGCAACACGCTCCGGAAACGCCCAACAAAGATCGGCTGGCATTTTTGCGTGATGGCCATTTGCGGTTTCATTCGGATGGTCTCAATTCGCTCACGTTCAAGGAAAAGGATTTCAAATTGCACAAATTGTTTACGCACGTTCTGGTCGAGACGTAG
- the LOC119072911 gene encoding nuclear pore complex protein Nup214: MASEAPPPVDVTDIEFKLNSKFNLVNQVLTENRGNLLAAASAYGLVIVGGSEPNLKVIQLSRIVSDKDKPAVPTRSIPLPVPAHSIALSCDHSMLAVNFKQNELAFVTVFSVPSFLSNNIKIIHQNIRLCTDDGVTASQLLWNPVLPNTLAICLSNKSLLVFTFKDQGYDFYSIDKSEQVGCASWSPKGKQIVAGFPNGKIAQYKPDLKLARTIPCIVRMYNTTWDVIAIQWLSTYQFAAVMLPREENAYPALYIVYAPKNGTPTYTSYNDVCYSQSGPRSTQIILSHILPWNLLLVISANSTEVGLLGTTDTGDNPLWKQYITLDAARAELPLFNNKDETFPLGMDIDTGVTHRIVVDENEIPVMAMLHLFSTHGFLISFNILNKTPNCPSINSPPQLLADTSGIGNFTVAIPTTAAQPNASPPKSDISFAFPASAAATSTPRAPQKTTSIFNANEAPKPDGNLFQNAAPAEPPKAFSSLFGGQTTIQPISSSQSAFSFVPKSTEPPSTNSQPTQASVFGVVKPQIPVVAPVKPNVMQSTIDPVPRPDNNKPFITVAPTFSQPAPTNVIEKATRLQPTDDNVISDDDIIRKMIREEVQSYESLAKTLLKRCKSLEINIGSKEESQSMMKELKGLQEVSDQATESTEALAMDIQSLKVSLSETYLMIVELKSKHSMLNDANYSQLNDSNSMSHTSRRQLEKLEKLLAVNENQYRIVSQQINAHWSTYEENKKKTTRAKMHVPTLENIYQTLTKQRDIVSRQRIKINHIKSRLGYKDNTNPSKKMAEVNINLLTDSMVTMSLCDQVKLDTERLSTEKLSSLRDMLKTRKILQITPKRPERTGLSSEVVLEKRRAQEKKKASAPRAVTTPKPVNVQPTQKPIQSIGNDFPQSIVPDTGFQLSKSTSKTEFSGITNAAKSNSKVAPNNSLGMPSTTDARSEIIGFGSAAKPMDKTVKSSTENIVQPFSAKPTIAFGGTSITSDKPTIGFGSTTVASDKPGMSFGSGLFNNLGTASFGASNTQPSVLFGSTPTPIPFGSQTTNTASILKKVDSTKPEKTSAPIDATVPKPITVTKTADKENVHKIEVPKPVLGGLTQSRSDTVQKPTPIQPISSSFGIVTSAPVVANPTSLTMPFGTTATTKESGAPFSTISSGQPNEAPKISFTAALPAAPIQSNATNNVPVSTTVSSSSGTDFSFSLDKMGITPKTTAATGSALQKPLFNLDPKIQTTVAASSEDAEKLLGSLTFCKPTTTTTTDQAKTTATGGNIFSMSSFTTPTKSENASSIFGGNAASSPFSNFGSTVSTAPNTPTTQPSVFASSFASPNVTVTSASADTSSTGIFGKTDQQSPFGQQKTNSIFGGAATTTANSLFGGTVAATPSTNVFGGNAFETASSTSSPFGATANTFGTPTSAFGATSSTNTFGTPTTNAFASSTSTSNIFGNSAAGGFANAGNAFGTSKSIFGGGGSTTEPTSTFGSTGGSLFGAPNAPAPAQTSPFSQSASQSTGSLFGGSSFAASPQQSTGSIFGGASASATSGFGQSTSVFGGSSFSQQSSPFGGAQAQTSTTGFGSQPTFGGQATFGAAPTFGSPKSGFGSFANVANTFGTSPTQQNSLFETLGSSDTGLSFGNIAQNSNAANSQKTAFGGGSFSTWR, from the exons ATGGCTTCCGAAGCACCTCCTCCCGTTGACGTGACA GATATCGAGTTCAAGTTGAACAGCAAATTCAATTTGGTGAACCAGGTGTTAACGGAGAACAGAGGAAATCTATTGGCTGCTGCTAGTGCGTATGGATTGGTCATCGTCGGAGGCTCCGAACCGAATCTAAAAG TTATTCAACTGTCTCGAATCGTCAGCGACAAAGACAAACCGGCTGTACCGACAAGATCGATTCCACTGCCAGTGCCGGCACATTCAATTGCACTCAGTTGTGACCATTCGATGTTAGCTGTTAacttcaaacaaaatgaattagCCTTCGTGACCGTCTTTTCCGTGCCATCGTTTCTATCCAAC AACATCAAAATAATTCACCAGAATATTCGGCTTTGTACTGACGATGGTGTCACCGCTTCTCAGCTGTTATGGAATCCAGTGTTGCCCAACACTTTGGCTATTTGTCTAAGTAACAAATCACTTTTGGTATTCACCTTTAAGGACCAAGGATACGATTTCTATTCGATTGACAAATCGGAGCAAGTTGG GTGTGCGTCATGGAGCCCGAAGGGAAAGCAAATAGTTGCCGGATTTCCGAACGGAAAAATTGCCCAATACAAACCAGACTTGAAATTGGCACGAACAATTCCATGCATTGTGCGTATGTACAACACAACATGGGATGTGATTGCCATACAGTGGCTGTCGACATATCAATTTGCCGCAGTTATGCTACCGAGGGAGGAGAATGCTTATCCCG CACTGTACATCGTTTATGCGCCAAAGAACGGCACTCCAACCTACACCAGTTACAATGACGTTTGCTACAGTCAATCAGGTCCGCGATCAACGCAAATTATTCTCTCGCACATTCTGCCATGGAATTTGTTGCTGGTCATTTCTGCCAACAGTACCGAAGTTGGCTTACTCGGAACTACCGATACGGGCGACAATCCATTGTGGAAGCAATATATCACGCTGGACGCAGCTAGAGCTGAACTGCCATTGTTCAATAACAAGGACGAAACGTTTCCATTAGGAATGGACATAGACACGGGAGTGACGCATCGGATTGTCgtcgatgaaaatgaaataccTGTGATGGCAATGTTGCATCTGTTCTCCACCCATGGTTTTCtgatttcattcaacattCTCAATAAGACACCGAACTGTCCATCAATTAATTCCCCGCCACAATTGTTGGCGGATACGAGTGGCATTGGTAACTTTACAGTGGCTATACCAACGACAGCTGCACAGCCGAATGCATCGCCACCGAAAAGCGATATAAGCTTTGCATTTCCTGCATCGGCTGCTGCGACGTCAACACCACga GCTCCGCAGAAAACCACTTCCATTTTCAACGCAAATGAAGCACCCAAACCAGATGGCAACCTTTTCCAAAATGCCGCTCCAGCCGAACCACCAAAAGCCTTTTCGAGTTTATTTGGTGGTCAGACAACGATTCAACCGATTTCGTCGTCTCAGAGTGCATTTTCCTTCGTTCCGAAATCCACTGAACCACCGTCTACTAACAGTCAGCCAACGCAAGCGAGCGTATTTGGAGTTGTGAAGCCTCAAATTCCTGTCG TTGCACCAGTGAAACCGAACGTAATGCAGTCGACGATCGATCCGGTACCAAGGCCGGACAACAATAAGCCATTTATAACGGTCGCACCAACTTTCTCCCAGCCAGCGCCAACGAATGTTATCGAGAAGGCGACGAG ACTGCAGCCGACTGATGACAACGTAATAAGCGACGACGACATAATCCGGAAAATGATTCGGGAAGAGGTGCAATCGTACGAGTCGCTAGCAAAAACATTGCTGAAACGTTGCAAAAGTCTTGAAATCAACATTGGTTCGAAGGAAGAATCACAGAGCATGATGAAGGAGCTGAAGGGATTGCAAGAGGTGAGCGATCAGGCGACTGAAAGTACCGAAGCATTGGCAATGGACATCCAATCGCTGAAGGTGTCATTGAGCGAGACGTATTTGATGATAGTCGAGTTGAAGAGCAAACATTCGATGCTGAATGACGCAAA CTACTCACAGCTGAACGACTCGAACAGTATGAGTCACACCAGCCGACGTCAATTGGAAAAGTTGGAGAAATTGTTAGCGGTCAATGAAAATCAGTATCGAATTGTCAGCCAGCAGATCAATGCTCACTGGTCGACGTATGaggaaaataagaagaaaaccACAAG ggCCAAAATGCATGTGCCGACGCTGGAAAACATTTACCAAACATTGACGAAGCAACGCGACATCGTGAGCAGACAACGCATCAAGATCAATCACATCAAATCCAGGCTGGGTTACAAGGACAAcacaaatccatcgaaaaagaTGGCTGAAGT GAACATCAACTTGCTGACCGATTCAATGGTTACAATGTCTCTGTGCGATCAAGTCAAATTAGACACTGAACGATTGTCGACGGAAAAACTTTCCTCGCTTCGAGATATGCTGAAAACTCGAAAGATCTTGCAAATTACACCAAAACGGCCCGAGCGAACTGGTTTGAGCTCGGAGGTTGTATTGGAAAAGAGGAGGGCACAAG AGAAGAAGAAAGCGTCAGCACCTAGAGCGGTTACGACACCCAAACCTGTCAACGTTCAACCGACCCAAAAGCCAATTCAGTCGATCGGGAACGATTTTCCACAGAGTATTGTTCCGGATACAGGTTTCCAGCTGTCCAAATCAACGAGTAAAACTGAGTTCTCAGGTATAACAAACGCTGCCAAATCTAACTCCAAAG TTGCTCCTAACAACTCCTTGGGCATGCCTTCGACAACGGACGCTAGGTcggaaattattggttttggtAGCGCTGCGAAACCTATGGACAAGACAG TTAAGAGTTCCACCGAAAATATAGTTCAACCGTTTAGTGCAAAACCGACCATAGCCTTTGGCGGTACATCCATTACAAGCGACAAACCGACAATAGGTTTTGGCAGTACGACCGTCGCTAGCGATAAACCAGGAATGTCTTTTGGCAGTGGCCTTTTCAACAATCTGGGAACCGCTTCATTCGGTGCAAGTAACACTCAACCGTCCGTATTGTTCGGATCAACGCCGACGCCAATTCCATTCGGATCGCAGACAACAAACACGGCCTCAATCCTGAAAAAAGTAGATTCGACCAAGCCGGAGAAAACGTCTGCACCGATCGATGCTACTGTACCGAAACCGATCACAGTTACTAAGACCGCagacaaagaaaatgttcacaaaattgaagtTCCTAAGCCTGTGCTCGGTGGATTGACTCAAAGCAGAAGCGATACTGTGCAGAAACCGACACCAATTCAACCGATCTCGTCAAGTTTTGGTATTGTGACGTCTGCACCTGTCGTCGCGAATCCGACTTCACTGACTATGCCATTTGGAACCACTGCCACTACGAAAGAGTCGGGTGCACCGTTCAGCACAATATCTTCTGGTCAACCGAATGAGGCACCCAAGATATCGTTTACGGCTGCATTGCCAGCTGCTCCAATACAATCCAACGCAACAAACAATGTTCCAGTCAGTACGACTGTAAGCAGCTCTAGTGGCACAGatttctcattttctttgGATAAGATGGGAATTACACCGAAAA caaCAGCCGCAACTGGAAGTGCTTTGCAAAAGCCGCTGTTCAATTTGGATCCGAAAATTCAGACTACTGTTGCTGCTAGTAGCGAAGACGCTGAAAAGCTACTTGGGAGTCTTACTTTCTGCAAACCAacaaccaccaccaccaccgaCCAAGCCAAAACCA CTGCAACTGGTGGAAACATTTTCTCCATGTCATCGTTCACAACGCCAACCAAGTCGGAAAACGCATCATCAATTTTCGGTGGAAATGCAGCAAGCTCACCGTTTTCAAATTTCGGGAGCACAGTTTCAACAGCACCAAATACCCCGACCACTCAACCTTCCGTTTTCGCATCCTCTTTCGCATCGCCAAATGTAACCGTCACTAGCGCATCAGCGGATACTTCGTCTACTGGAATATTTGGTAAGACCGATCAGCAATCACCTTTCGGccaacagaaaacaaattcgatATTTGGTGGGGCTGCTACCACAACAGCGAACAGCTTATTCGGTGGTACTGTCGCTGCCACACCATCGACGAACGTATTTGGTGGCAATGCTTTCGAAACTGCATCGTCCACATCGTCCCCATTCGGTGCGACTGCGAATACATTCGGAACACCAACATCGGCCTTTGGTGCAACATCGTCAACGAACACATTCGGCACACCGACAACGAATGCATTCGCTTCATCTACATCGACATCAAATATATTTGGAAATTCTGCTGCTGGTGGATTCGCCAACGCTGGAAATGCGTTCGGTACATCAAAGTCAATATTCGGTGGCGGTGGATCGACTACCGAACCAACTTCCACATTCGGTTCAACTGGAGGTAGTCTTTTCGGTGCACCGAATGCACCAGCGCCAGCACAAACATCCCCTTTCTCCCAATCAGCATCGCAGTCGACCGGATCACTATTCGGAGGCTCATCGTTTGCTGCATCTCCACAACAATCAACCGGTTCCATTTTTGGTGGAGCATCTGCATCAGCGACCAGCGGCTTCGGTCAGTCGACTTCGGTTTTCGGTGGTTCATCGTTCAGTCAACAGAGTTCTCCGTTTGGTGGCGCACAGGCACAGACATCAACAACCGGTTTCGGAAGTCAACCGACATTTGGTGGACAAGCAACATTCGGAGCAGCACCAACTTTTGGCAGCCcgaaaagtggtttcggatcgTTTGCCAACGTGGCCAATACTTTCGGGACTTCACCGACACAACAAAATTCGCTATTTGAAACGTTGGGTTCAAGTGATACTGGCTTGTCGTTCGGGAATATTGCGCAAAATTCTAATGCTGCTAACAGTCAGAAAACGGCATTCGGAGGAGG ATCTTTCTCGACATGGCGCTAA
- the LOC119072933 gene encoding beta-1,4-galactosyltransferase 1 isoform X2, which translates to MKVLFKFLPQFCDFVQKYCIQIGCTLLVLYCLWPTRFASHYEYLTSDQIFDNLVQRTTRNVTLSQQMECDYSDIIMDNTYMYKTSYQSEIFDSSEIQLGGVYQPERCKPLFSTAIIVPYRQREKQLQAFLIYMHNYLRKQNINYRIFVVEQFDAKPFNRAKLFNIGSVYATRYDYPCFIFHDVDLMPMRLGHIYACSKQPRHMCSALDKFRFHLPYTGLFGGAVAVQNTDFVKINGMSNMFQGWGGEDDDLYGRLKAKEIDICRFAPEYSEYTMLQHAPETPNKDRLAFLRDGHLRFHSDGLNSLTFKEKDFKLHKLFTHVLVET; encoded by the exons atgaaagtattATTCAAGTTCCTGCCACAGTTCTGTGATTTCGTTCAAAAATACTGCATACAAATCGGTTGTACATTGCTCGTACTGTACTGCTTGTGGCCGACGAGATTTGCTAGTCACTATGAGTATTTAACATCCGatcaaatatttgataatttaGTCCAACGAACAACTAGAAATGTTACTCTGTCACAACAAATGGAATGCGACTACAGTGATATTATCATGGATAACACGTACATGTATAAGACATCGTATCAAAGCGAAATATTCGATAGTTCGGAAATTCAATTGGGAGGCGTTTATCAGCCAG AGCGATGTAAGCCATTATTTAGTACTGCGATAATTGTGCCTTACCGTCAGCGTGAAAAGCAGTTGCAAGCATTTTTGATCTACATGCACAACTACCTGAGAAAACAGAACATCAACTACCGCATATTCGTGGTCGAACAGTTCGATGCGAAGCCGTTCAACCGCGCCAAACTATTCAACATTGGATCGGTGTATGCCACCCGGTACGACTATCCCTGTTTCATATTCCATGATGTTGATTTGATGCCGATGAGATTGGGACACATCTATGCCTG TTCAAAACAGCCGAGGCACATGTGCTCAGCATTGGACAAATTTCGATTCCATTTACCGTACACAGGACTGTTCGGTGGTGCCGTTGCCGTTCAGAACACCGATTTCGTTAAAATCAACGGCATGTCGAATATGTTTCAAGGATGGGGCGGCGAGGATGACGACTTATACGGAAGACTGAAGGCGAAAGAGATTGATATTTGCCGGTTTGCACCCGAGTACAGTGAGTATACGATGTTGCAACACGCTCCGGAAACGCCCAACAAAGATCGGCTGGCATTTTTGCGTGATGGCCATTTGCGGTTTCATTCGGATGGTCTCAATTCGCTCACGTTCAAGGAAAAGGATTTCAAATTGCACAAATTGTTTACGCACGTTCTGGTCGAGACGTAG
- the LOC119072917 gene encoding acyl-CoA dehydrogenase family member 11-like, whose product MFANVRYVRFHRFSRGYKSDPKRYARQSQLIQTDQQGKSVEVDFARAKHGTFFQQPHQLRNPWTTDIFANKLAQSYMPKEIFTQVTVDLSRFGDRIVNEIDALGTQCENEPPTLTHFDAWGNRIDEINTSSAWKQQKIISAEEGVVAIAYENAYREYSRIYQVLKLFLYAPSSGLYSCPIAMTDGAAKCIKSLGLTKQSSYKNAFERLTTRDTSRFWTSGQWMTEKGGGSDVANGTETVAVHEGDDVYRLFGYKWFSSATDSDMSLTLARIVDSDGNSVQGTKGLTMFYLETRNEGTDELNNIDVVKLKNKLGTRQLPTAELLLDGTRAIKMSNEGRGVASIADMLQITRLHNSLSAVSGMRRSIAAAADYATKRKAFGNKLSRYPLHNNALAELEIESRAGFVLIAEMARLLGAEENKVATDNDKLMLRLLNPVVKLYTAKQAIQVASECLESFGGQGYIEDTGLPKLLRDAQVLSIWEGTTNILSLDVLRVLTKSNGQALVCFNNVVSGRLRAALSTGGDLKGSAETVVAGLNEMAKVITENPQLLEVGARYFSYSLARAYSAAVLIDLATKTGDKDFVITATRWSSQDLFPFLTNNKKGMFSAPYAKENFDMLYA is encoded by the exons ATGTTCGCCAACGTACGATATGTTCGGTTTCATAGATTCAGCCGTGGATACAAAAGTGATCCGAAACGGTACGCCCGCCAGTCTCAGTTGATTCAAACAGATCAGCAAGGGAAAAGTGTGGAAGTCGATTTTGCCCGAGCCAAACATGGcacattttttcaacaaccaCATCAGCTCCGCAATCCTTGGACCACGgacatttttgcaaataaattggCACAATCCTATATGCCGAAAGAG ATTTTCACGCAAGTAACCGTTGATTTGTCCCGGTTCGGTGATAGAATTGTCAATGAAATCGATGCGCTTGGTACTCAGTGCGAGAATGAACCACCAACTTTGACGCATTTTGATGCTTGGGGTAACAGAATTGATGAAATCAACACCTCTTCAGCGTGGAAGCAACAGAAAATAATATCGGCTGAAGAAGGAGTGGTGGCAATCGCGTACGAAAATGCTTACAGGGAATATAGTCGAATTTACCAGGTGCTCAAACTGTTTCTGTATGCTCCGTCGTCGGGACTTTATTCCTGTCCGATTGCAATGACAGACGGTGCAGCCAAATGTATCAAATCATTAGGATTAACGAAACAATCGAGCTACAAAAATGCCTTTGAACGACTTACAACTCGAGACACTTCCCGATTTTGGACATCCGGACAG TGGATGACAGAAAAGGGAGGCGGCTCGGACGTCGCAAATGGAACAGAAACGGTTGCGGTGCATGAAGGCGACGACGTGTATAGACTGTTCGGTTACAAATGGTTTTCGTCGGCCACTGATTCCGATATGAGTTTAACTTTAGCTCGGATCGTCGATAGCGATGGAAACAGTGTCCAGGGAACGAAAGGTCTGACGATGTTTTATTTGGAAACGCGAAACGAGGGCACCGACGAACTGAACAACATCGACGtggtgaaattgaaaaataagctGGGAACTCGGCAACTACCGACAGCCGAACTATTATTGGATGGAACACGTGCGATCAAAATGTCGAATGAAGGCAGAGGTGTTGCGTCGATTGCCGACATGCTTCAGATAACCCGTCTTCATAATTCGCTGAGTGCCGTTTCTGGAATGAG ACGTTCCATAGCAGCGGCAGCTGATTACGCAACCAAGCGTAAAGCGTTTGGTAACAAACTGTCGAGATATCCTCTGCACAACAATGCTTTGGCCGAACTTGAGATAGAGTCTCGTGCAGGTTTTGTATTAATCGCTGAAATGGCTAGACTGCTGGGTGCCGAAGAAAACAAAGTGGCTACCGACAACGACAAATTGATGTTACGTTTGTTGAATCCCGTTGTTAAATTGTACACAGCCAAACAGGCCATCCAGGTCGCTTCAGAATGCTTGGAATCATTTGGTGGTCAGGGATATATCGAGGATACCGGTCTGCCGAAACTGCTTCGCGACGCTCAAGTACTGAGCATTTGGGAAGGCACAACCAACATTTTATCGTTGGACGTGCTACGAGTGCTGACGAAATCCAATGGCCAAGCTCTCGTTTGTTTCAATAATGTGGTCAGCGGCAGGCTACGAGCGGCTCTTTCAACCGGCGGTGACTTGAAAGGTTCAGCTGAAACGGTTGTTGCTGGTTTGAACGAAATGGCCAAAGTTATTACAGAGAATCCGCAGTTACTCGAAGTTGGTGCGAGATATTTCTCCTATTCGTTGGCGCGAGCCTATTCCGCTGCGGTTTTGATTGATTTGGCTACGAAGACCGGTGATAAGGACTTTGTTATTACAGCAACGAGATGGTCGTCACAAGACCTGTTTCCATTTTTGACCAACAACAAGAAGGGAATGTTCTCGGCGCCGTATGCTAAGGAGAATTTCGATATGCTATACGCTTAA
- the LOC119072933 gene encoding ethanolamine-phosphate cytidylyltransferase isoform X3, whose protein sequence is MEEKRVWVDGCYDLTHFGHANMLRQAKSLGTKLIVGVHSDEDIRRVKRPPVYSLSERVKMVKAIKWTDEVVEAAPYKTTIDTLNQYNCDIAVHGDDKTTENGEDTYNAVKVAERYAEVPRTAGISTTGIIKRILSRYSAEPLHSDSVISQYTGTSPFLQTTRKIYEFVKDNAKHPKSTDRIVYVTGMFDLLHVGHLDFLEKARSLGDYLIVGLHSDNPSSATRSILTSNERMMNLLSYKCVDEVLTEAPRKITDDLMEHFNISMVYHGRFADSIREFDPYEVPKRMNRFGNIESGSGVTTETIIERIRQHNEKYRAANALKEEIELKYQIPVMV, encoded by the exons ATGGAAGAGAAAAGAGTTTGGGTGGATGGCTGTTACGATCTAACTCACTTCGGACATGCGAACATGCTAAGGCAAGCTAAAAGTCTCGGCACGAAGTTAATTGTTGGTGTTCACTCCGATGAGGACATCCGACGGGTTAAACGTCCTCCCGTTTACAGTCTATCTGAAAG AGTGAAAATGGTAAAGGCCATCAAATGGACTGATGAAGTGGTCGAAGCTGCCCCATATAAGACAACCATTGATACGTTAAACCAATACAATTGTGATATTGCAGTTCATGGTGATGACAAGACCACGGAAAACGGTGAAGATACATACAATGCGGTAAAAGTAGCGGAACGTTATGCAGAAGTTCCCAGAACGG CGGGCATTTCGACCACGGGCATTATCAAACGAATATTATCGAGATATTCTGCAGAACCATTACATTCCGATAGTGTGATAAGCCAATACACCGGTACGTCGCCGTTTCTACAAACGACACGAAAAATCTACGAATTTGTCAAGGACAATGCAAAACATCCGAAATCGACCGATCGGATTGTTTATGTTACTGGAATGTTTGATCTGCTTCACGTTGGACATCTGGACTTCTTGGAGAAGGCTAGATCATTGGGCGACTACTTGATCGTCGGTTTACACAGCGACAATCCATCGTCCGCGACACGTTCAATTTTGACTTCAAATGAAAGGATGATGAATTTACTGTCGTACAAATGCGTGGATGAGGTGTTAACTGAGGCACCGCGAAAAATTACCGACGATTTGATGGAACACTTTAACATTAGCATGGTCTATCATGGACGGTTCGCCGATTCAATTCGTGAATTCGATCCGTACGAAGTACCGAAGAGGATGAACAGATTCGGGAACATTGAATCCGGATCGGGAGTAACCACGGAAACTATAATCGAAAGGATCCGTCAgcataacgaaaaatatcgCGCTGCCAATGCATTGaaagaagaaattgaattgaaataccAAATACCAGTAATGGTTTGA